TGCCAATGATTAAAATATTTGGTCGCTACACGTGATCCCGATGATTACACTAGGCACCATCTAACGAAAAAGTGAGTCGGTAACACCATGTCATATGCCCATGCACATTTGTTGCCCATTTGATTTCGTCTTGCGCTTCTCATTTTGATGTTGCGTGTGTCTTTATATGAGACTTTGTCATGGAATAATGCATGTTCTTGATTTATTGGCTCTTCTTCGTTAAAATCTTGTGGCGCCACGGCGTACCCTGTTGGGTCTAGTGAGCCTTGTGATATTTACAAGTACaagtcttgtgcatcctacttggctcaCTTGAACCATCAGGGATGCTTGACAAAGTAGTGGTTTTCTCTCACTAATATTCATGCTATAATGCATGGTTATGAGATAGTGGTCAAATGAATCTATGAACCCTAGTCCATTTTTAAGCATAAGAAACACCTTATACTTTACTTTACTAGGACTTTTATTTTGTGAAATTAATTAAATAGAAAATACAAGAAAATTTACTTTGCTTCATTTATAGTTTACATATGAAATCCCTCACTGGCAACATTTTTTCAGTGTCACATTTGTTATTTTAAcctttctattttatttctaTGTAACCTCAAACATACTCCGTGTTGCTTGACAACCAGAACGGTAAAGACGGGGACACAAGGCAATCATTTTTGTTTTGTAGGTTCCTATAAGAGGATAGATAGAGAGAACTAGCATTCGAGAGTTCGATACAAccccgagtcacccttgtgggggaaAGTTCTGATTGTACCACACTCTGCAGTTGGAGTCCCAACAAGTTGGCTTAAATGTAGTATTGTTGCCATTAGTGCAGAGGATTGATTATCCCTTTGTGTGCTCGGGTAGGAACTCAAGTGAGTCTCAAGCTTCTCTATTGAGAATAATGAATGGTGAGATTGTATCAATGTGATGTAATGAGATTGGCTGTCCCCAGACCCTTGTATACATGATTGTCAAGAGTTAAAAGTGTCGAGCTCATCTATGACCATAAAGAAACCTATAGTGTGATATACTGGATCCGATCACGACCGGTTACAATCGTGTCGTACAAAATCCTTAGCCCGATATTTGCGTGGGCTCCACACCTAGATGATCATCGAGCATGCCCTAGATGGCCCGTCTTCATGCCTAATAGGCTTATCCGGTGACCATGACCTCCATAGACATGATTCCCGTATACGCTTGACAATCATGAATTTGCATCTTGAATGTATCATGCCGTTTGACAATCATGAATTTGCATCTTGAATGTATCATGCCGTTTACTCAAATTTGTACTTGCTAGTTTGTGCCACTATGTTTCCGAGAGAGATTAAGTGAACCCATAAATCTCGCTCCATTTTCTCATAAAATAAACACATTTTACTTCACTTTACTTATAGCTGAAAGTTTTCCAATTAATTATTTTGAACATAAAAGACACTATATTatttttttgaggttttcttcctaCTTTTCGTTCACTTCCGTCGGAACTAACACCGAGAGATAGAGTAGACCGATAATTATCCTTCATTGTTCTATGCGTTAGACCCATAGTTATCTTGTGGGGAAGAGAGTCCCTAGAATGGAACTCTCTACTCGTAGTCACAACGAGTTGGAAAACGCCATTAGTGTATCCATCAAGCATAGTTGTTGGTATCGGTAGCAGCAACAACCTTAACAACCACCTTCCTAGTGACCTCTTCCACCAAATAAAATTTAGGCACCTCTAGCACAACTGAAGACTCTAACACCACTGTGTTATTAGGCAATGTCTATGAGTGATCAACTATGAAGGAAATGAGAACATATTCGGTACTAGGACCAGAGTAAACTCAACCGTACTCATGCCCTACAACAGATTACCAACCTACACATGTCATGAATGTTAAATGCACAAACTACTCTTTATCGGATGATATCATGTATAACGGGAATGCTAGTAGAAAGATGAGAACTACGATGTGTATAACATATCCTATTACCAACAACCACCATTGTCAAGGGACTGCAAACTAGTGCAAGTTTCACCTCTCACATGAACTAGCATAGCATACAACCTAGGCATTACCATCAGGTCTAGGTCTAGGATCGGTGACACATGCACAACTTATAAAACTAGCATCAAATCTGTTAATGCTCACAAAACTTCATCAAAATACAAATACAAAACTAACAACTAGCATAGTATCTACCGCATGCTTACAGAACATCATCAAAGTACATAAGAAAAATTAACAACTACGTGTAGTATCAGATCTAGAGACATGCACATTTAACAACTAGCATTAgatatagaacatcctcatgaatCAAAGCTATAAATTGAAGGGGTTTAGGTTCCTTACACAAGCCATCAAAGGCTCGGAATATAACACAATAAACAGCGTGAAGAAGAGGATGAACAAGGTTAGCTTCCCTataacaagctctactacgacgtGCTTTGCCCGAATCTAATGATGGAGACGTGAGGATGGCGTCGCAGCTTTGGCCCGCTCCAATGCTTCTAGTCGTCGCTATGTGATCAAAAACTTGCTTATAACTTTTATTACTTTTGGTGCTCTTTGTCGATGATTAAATAGATGGATGAAAAAAATAATGCTTCGCATGCACTGTAGAGTACGTGCCGACTAGTCTCAGCGAGCCGGTCGGTCTCTTGATCGGTCAGCCAAGACGACAAGGGTACGACGACGCAGCACTGGGCATCCGGCGCCCCCCAGTCGAGCTTTCaccgtgcatgcatgcatggatcCCGCCCTGGTTTTTTACCGCGCGAGGGACAAGCACCCGCCGCGGCCATGCTGCCTTGCGTACGGGGCTCGCACACCACGCTCCGGAGAAAGTCAGCGTCCATCCATCTATCCATCCGTCGCGTTTCCGTGTGTGCAGCCACACAAGCACACATCGTCTCCAATCCAAGAGAAAAGAATGAGAAAAATAATCCAAATCCCCGTCGCTCTCTCCCTCCCTGTACCCCCTGATCTCCTCTGCCTGCTCTCACATACTTCTTTATTGTCCTCTTTGGAAGCCAACTCAAGTTACCCATCCGTTTCTAGCTCCCCTCTCACTGCTACTATCGATCTCCAtcattccctctctctctctctcttcccccTTGCTGCTGCTAGCTACGGAGTACCTTGCTTGGTGTAAAGAAAAGATGGTTCCCCTTTCCGCCGTGGCTGCTAGCTAGCTAACTAGCAAACCCATCCTCTCTCACATCACATCCTGCTTCCCCTCCACCCTACCTCCTTTTCTGCAGCCCCCGCCCAAATAAACAACCTTCCTTGCTTGCTTTCTTGCCTGATTGATATATTGCTAGCTCTCCATTCTCCTAGCTAGCGAACTGGCAGATCGACCCAGCCTGTGtctgtcttcaacgacatgtacCCGTGTAGCTAGATGATTGCTACATCAGCCGGCGTTCCTTTACTTGCTGTGAATTGATTGTGGAAGCAAGGGAATTATTGAGCGGTTGGCGAACCTCTCTCGCTTGCTTGCTTGTGCCGAGCATCCACTATAGAGAAAGAGAGATCGGCCGGAGGAAGAGGTAGAGAACCCTAGCTAGCGAGCAAGCCTCGCCGCGATGTGCGACTACTTCCTCCAGCGGATGgagggcgaccaggccggcggagGTGGGGACCTCACTGACATCGTGCGGGCCGGCGGCGCGATGCCGGGCAACAGCGACGGCGACCTCCCTTCCACGGCCGCCGAGTGGCAGCTGCAGCCCGCCGGCCAGCCGATGCTGTTCccgcccctgccgtcgtcgtcggacgGCGCCGACGTCTTCGGTGACCCTTTCGCGGGGCTCGGTGACCCCTTCAGCAGCGACTACTCGTCCGGCGCCGCCAACTTCCTCGACGGCATACCGGATGCCATGGCCAAGGTCGGCTTCGACGGCGGAATGAGCGCctgcggaggaggccgaggcggcgaACAGATGTTGGACATGGGCAGGAAGCCGCTCTTGCCGAGGGGGATGCAGCAGATGATGCCGGGGGGTATCGGTGGCGGGATGGGGCCGAGGCTCATGCCGTCGCCGCTGTCGCCGATAGCGATACGCCCGTACCCGGCCATGACCACTGGCGACATGATGAAGCTCGGCATCACGGCTGGGCAGGCGGCCGGGTGCGCCAtcgacgccgccgtcgccggcaTGCAGATGTCGTCGCCGCGCAACAGCGGCGGGATCAAGCGCAGGTTGGACCCGCCCGGCAACACATATATCGCTATCGGTTAATTAGATCTGAACCGATCCAAGCTAGAATTCCTCGACGCATTGCATGCATACTTCTCGGATAGCTTGTTCGCCAATGATTTCTACGGGAAAAGTTCAACGACTTCTCCCCTTCTCTTTCCTTTCTTCTACACTTCAATTCCCTGTTTTTTCTTTCCGTGTTCTTCACTTCACCGTGAAGAGAGGCGAGGAAGTTCCGAGGATTCCTCGGGATTCGTGACCAGAAATTAATCGGTAAGACTGTGAGTATTGCCTGGAGCTCGAAATTTTAGGCGCAATAGTCTTCGTAGCCACATGGTGATCGTGTGATCGGCGCGAATATTTCTGAATTGGCAAAACGATGCCTCTATACTATCGAGGTCATGTCATGTGCATCTACACCTAGGCAGGTTTCTTTCCGGCCGGAAAGTTTGCCTTTTTGAAACCCTAAGCTGTTTGCACTAGTACGTTTCAACTTTTTTCGAGGTTATACGTTTCAAACTTTAGTTGCAACATTTCCAGGAAACTAATTTACTATTTTGTTGCAACATCTCGCGAGTACTTACACTTGGTACTGTGAAATAGTTATGATCTTTCACGTTTGTGATTGTTTTCGCTGCTTAATATTACTTGCCTATGATCAATGTGTATAGGAAAAACCAGGCGAGGAAGGTGGTCTGCATCCCGGCGCCGACAACGGCGGGATCAAGACCAACTGGGGAGGTGGTTCCTTCTGATCTCTGGGCATGGAGAAAGTACGGCCAGAAGCCCATCAAGGGCTCTCCTCACCCAAGGTATGTTGACATGCATAAGTTACAAACTCTCTTCCCATCCAAACGAAATTGTTTAGTTTGTGTTGGATTGTTTGGTGCTTCTATTGCACTACCAAGTACCAAGTTGTCAGCATCTGGAAAGAAGTCATTAGCATACATCGAAATCTGTGTGCTTAAATGAAGATGAAGCTTCTGAGGTGATAAGACTAAATAATTCTTGGTTTCATG
This region of Lolium perenne isolate Kyuss_39 chromosome 2, Kyuss_2.0, whole genome shotgun sequence genomic DNA includes:
- the LOC127336379 gene encoding uncharacterized protein; the encoded protein is MCDYFLQRMEGDQAGGGGDLTDIVRAGGAMPGNSDGDLPSTAAEWQLQPAGQPMLFPPLPSSSDGADVFGDPFAGLGDPFSSDYSSGAANFLDGIPDAMAKVGFDGGMSACGGGRGGEQMLDMGRKPLLPRGMQQMMPGGIGGGMGPRLMPSPLSPIAIRPYPAMTTGDMMKLGITAGQAAGCAIDAAVAGMQMSSPRNSGGIKRRKNQARKVVCIPAPTTAGSRPTGEVVPSDLWAWRKYGQKPIKGSPHPRGYYRCSSSKGCSARKQVERSRTDPNMLVITYTSEHNHPWPTQRNALAGSTRSHHGKNGSGGGGSGSGSKSSQNVKQPQPNNVKEERKDHQTATTTSTVTTTTSTSPMIVKEETMTLARSSDQSLVRDQRSVDTAAGVQQVDHSELMDHVFTESYRPMMAESGQHEDFFADFADLTELESDPMSLIFSKEYMEARPSGNGHHVQEKAAVAKELDPFDMLDWSTASTAGSTSELGKRS